One window of Anaerolineales bacterium genomic DNA carries:
- a CDS encoding M67 family metallopeptidase, with amino-acid sequence MQSLTITNEQLNKMIAHVDSQLPLEACGLLAGRGSRVESLIEVTNRAQSPVRYVMDPIEQLKAFEWIESQGLELLGIFHSHPTGPETVSPTDIADSAYSVVHVVLSRMHGEWRARAFWIEDEGHREVPLEVSNQG; translated from the coding sequence ATGCAATCCCTCACCATAACAAACGAACAGCTGAATAAGATGATCGCACATGTCGACTCTCAACTGCCGCTCGAGGCGTGCGGGTTGTTGGCTGGACGCGGCTCAAGGGTCGAATCCTTGATCGAAGTGACGAATCGGGCGCAAAGTCCGGTGCGATACGTGATGGACCCCATTGAACAGCTCAAGGCATTCGAGTGGATCGAATCGCAGGGGTTGGAACTCCTCGGCATCTTTCATTCGCATCCCACCGGACCCGAGACTGTCTCACCCACCGACATTGCAGACTCCGCCTATTCGGTTGTGCATGTCGTCCTTTCCAGAATGCATGGGGAATGGCGCGCCCGCGCCTTTTGGATCGAAGATGAAGGGCATCGGGAAGTTCCATTGGAAGTAAGCAACCAAGGATAG
- a CDS encoding glycerol-3-phosphate acyltransferase has translation MQIVFDLAAIALAYVIGSIPFGLVVVKLKTGKDIRQVESGRTGGTNAMRAAGFWAGFATAMLDILKGAVGVWLAQWITPDHHLVHVLAPLAAIVGHNHSIFLPERDENGKLIRLRGGAGGAPSVGGAMGLWPGSILIILPLGMLTFFTIGIASITTMAVALFATIAFAIRASQGLMPWADVLYGVGAEILLIWALRPNIRKLFEGNERVVKYSLNGWLRSRKEKQEEKKEN, from the coding sequence ATGCAAATCGTTTTTGACCTTGCGGCAATCGCGTTGGCGTATGTCATCGGTTCGATTCCCTTCGGTTTGGTGGTGGTCAAACTTAAAACCGGGAAGGATATTCGCCAGGTGGAAAGCGGGCGGACGGGCGGTACAAACGCGATGCGCGCTGCCGGGTTCTGGGCGGGATTTGCAACGGCAATGCTCGATATTTTAAAAGGGGCTGTCGGTGTATGGCTGGCGCAATGGATCACGCCAGACCATCATCTTGTGCATGTCCTTGCCCCGCTGGCGGCCATCGTTGGGCATAACCATTCGATCTTTTTGCCCGAACGCGACGAGAACGGGAAGCTGATCCGTCTGCGCGGCGGGGCGGGTGGAGCGCCTTCTGTGGGCGGCGCAATGGGTTTATGGCCCGGTTCGATCCTCATCATCCTACCCTTGGGCATGTTGACGTTTTTCACCATCGGCATCGCTTCGATCACGACCATGGCGGTGGCGTTGTTTGCGACCATCGCCTTCGCCATCCGCGCTTCGCAGGGTCTGATGCCTTGGGCAGACGTGTTGTACGGCGTCGGAGCCGAGATTTTGCTCATTTGGGCGCTGAGGCCGAACATCAGGAAATTGTTCGAAGGCAATGAGAGGGTCGTGAAATACAGCTTGAATGGCTGGTTGAGGTCAAGGAAGGAAAAACAGGAAGAGAAAAAAGAAAATTGA
- a CDS encoding response regulator transcription factor: MVDSIRILIVDDHAVVRKGLAMVLRLEPGLEVIEEAENGREGLDAAQKLKPDIVLVDLIMPEMDGQEMALSLRRSNPEIKIMMLTGTEVDDRVYDLLAAGIEGYALKNIEPAELMRGIHAVVHGETYLHPDVMKKVLERMKPQPAPAVSLTQREMEVLEWMATPNTYKQIASQLGVGEETIRTHAKNILEKMHQPNRAQAVLAAMKNKLIKMSG; encoded by the coding sequence ATGGTTGATTCAATCCGTATCCTGATCGTTGACGACCATGCCGTCGTCCGCAAGGGATTGGCGATGGTCCTTCGCCTGGAACCGGGTTTGGAGGTGATAGAGGAGGCGGAGAACGGGCGGGAGGGGCTGGATGCGGCGCAGAAATTAAAGCCGGATATCGTCCTCGTGGACCTGATCATGCCGGAGATGGACGGGCAGGAGATGGCGCTCTCGCTGCGCAGATCGAATCCCGAAATCAAGATCATGATGTTAACCGGCACTGAAGTGGACGACCGTGTGTACGATTTGCTTGCAGCGGGAATCGAAGGCTATGCGTTGAAGAACATCGAACCGGCGGAGCTGATGCGCGGAATCCATGCCGTGGTGCATGGGGAAACCTACCTGCATCCCGATGTGATGAAAAAGGTATTGGAGCGCATGAAGCCCCAGCCCGCCCCGGCTGTCTCGTTGACACAACGCGAGATGGAAGTCCTTGAATGGATGGCGACACCGAATACTTATAAGCAGATCGCCTCCCAGCTTGGCGTGGGAGAGGAGACCATCCGCACACACGCCAAAAACATTCTCGAGAAAATGCATCAACCCAACCGCGCGCAAGCCGTCCTCGCGGCGATGAAAAATAAATTGATCAAAATGAGCGGGTGA
- a CDS encoding sensor histidine kinase translates to MVERIESLFRANRVFIILIIYRWASLIPALFALNAAAQFVIPPLALFGISLGANAFVSVFNRQLNRQVVERPVLLGVDIIFSALMLALSGGAGSPYFLYALSPLLAGAFFFQMRGALLASLFYTPFYLLVVMIGPAVRGDPVTLATALAGIWLLPLLFSYPSTLLKSVNETATELSAAHRQLEIIHDLTVLLQAAPDLLSVQERVLGAVTTELGFSKAVVALVDPAREELGGWMVYPREDSFPQTKPLPLKSGNGEVVKALLNHNTFISDGQTLIGDSNLNGWLMQNKWFITPLYLREHPVGILLVDEAGWSREKESTLMTVANQAALALGTTILCIDRARRLAVETERNRIARDIHDTVAQSLFGIVYSLDACITMLPQKADDVRSELIELRSLANNAHDEVRRSIFDLWPSALTIELFMADLTNYVSSCCRPKSFSIVFSNNGDFNSLSAGMRRTIYRMAQETLANSARHSGANSARLCLTVSDHEVFLVVTDEGKGFDPAVALSRSQNREHFGLHGIQERVHALGGEFDIASLPGAGARVMITLPINGHHHG, encoded by the coding sequence ATGGTTGAACGTATAGAGTCCCTCTTCCGCGCGAATCGCGTTTTTATCATCCTGATAATTTACCGCTGGGCTTCTTTGATTCCAGCCCTGTTCGCCCTGAATGCGGCGGCACAATTCGTCATACCTCCCCTGGCATTGTTCGGGATCTCGCTTGGCGCGAATGCTTTTGTTTCCGTTTTCAACCGTCAATTGAACCGCCAGGTGGTGGAACGTCCCGTTCTGCTTGGCGTGGATATCATCTTCTCGGCATTAATGCTGGCATTGAGCGGCGGCGCAGGCAGTCCCTATTTTCTCTACGCGCTCAGCCCCCTGCTGGCAGGAGCGTTTTTCTTTCAGATGCGCGGGGCGCTGCTCGCCTCACTTTTCTATACGCCGTTTTATCTCCTTGTTGTCATGATCGGTCCCGCGGTTCGAGGGGATCCTGTGACTCTCGCCACGGCGCTTGCAGGCATCTGGCTTTTGCCGCTTCTCTTTTCCTATCCCTCAACCTTGCTGAAATCGGTGAATGAAACAGCGACCGAACTCTCTGCGGCTCACCGCCAGTTGGAGATCATTCACGACCTCACGGTCCTTTTGCAAGCCGCGCCCGATCTTCTCTCTGTGCAGGAGCGGGTGCTGGGCGCTGTGACAACCGAACTTGGATTTTCAAAAGCCGTTGTTGCGCTTGTTGACCCTGCGCGCGAAGAACTGGGCGGCTGGATGGTATACCCCCGCGAAGATTCCTTCCCGCAAACCAAGCCGCTTCCATTGAAATCCGGGAACGGCGAGGTGGTCAAAGCCTTGCTCAACCACAACACGTTCATATCGGACGGGCAGACCCTCATCGGGGATTCCAATCTCAATGGCTGGTTGATGCAAAACAAGTGGTTTATCACGCCGCTTTATTTGAGGGAACATCCCGTAGGCATTCTTCTCGTCGATGAAGCGGGATGGAGCCGCGAAAAGGAATCTACGCTGATGACGGTCGCGAATCAAGCCGCGCTCGCGCTTGGCACGACCATCCTGTGCATCGACCGCGCCCGACGCCTCGCCGTCGAAACCGAACGAAACCGCATCGCGCGCGACATCCACGACACAGTCGCGCAATCGCTCTTCGGCATTGTCTATTCTCTCGACGCCTGCATTACCATGCTCCCGCAAAAAGCGGACGATGTTCGCAGCGAACTGATCGAACTTCGTTCGCTTGCAAATAACGCCCACGATGAAGTACGCCGTTCGATCTTTGATCTGTGGCCCTCCGCGCTGACCATCGAACTCTTCATGGCGGACCTGACGAATTACGTCAGCAGTTGCTGCCGTCCGAAATCGTTCAGCATCGTCTTCAGCAACAACGGGGATTTCAATTCGCTTTCAGCGGGCATGCGTCGGACGATCTACCGTATGGCACAGGAGACGCTTGCAAATTCGGCGCGGCATTCCGGCGCGAATTCTGCGCGGCTGTGCCTAACAGTATCGGATCATGAGGTCTTTCTCGTCGTCACCGATGAAGGAAAAGGCTTCGACCCTGCCGTTGCATTGTCTCGGAGTCAGAACCGCGAACATTTTGGTTTGCATGGAATCCAGGAACGTGTTCATGCCCTGGGCGGTGAATTCGATATCGCATCACTACCCGGCGCAGGAGCGCGGGTCATGATCACTCTGCCGATCAACGGGCATCATCATGGTTGA
- a CDS encoding sulfurtransferase TusA family protein: MIKEDQVLDCSGMLCPMPVVKASKAMKEMQAGQILKMIATDPGAPPDMEAWSRQTGNELLRSMTENGKFIFYLKKK; encoded by the coding sequence GTGATCAAGGAAGACCAGGTGTTGGATTGCTCCGGAATGCTCTGCCCCATGCCTGTGGTCAAAGCATCCAAGGCAATGAAAGAGATGCAAGCCGGGCAAATTCTCAAGATGATCGCGACCGACCCCGGCGCGCCCCCAGACATGGAAGCATGGAGCCGCCAGACCGGCAATGAACTGCTGCGCTCGATGACCGAGAACGGCAAGTTCATCTTCTATTTGAAGAAGAAATAA
- a CDS encoding DsrE/DsrF/DrsH-like family protein — MSKSDPNAPKRLALIASKGTLDWAYPPFILATAAGAMGWEVGVFFTFYGLTLLKPDLSASVSPLGNPAMPMKMPFGPEGFQNIAWPMPNLLMANVPGFEALATTLMKQTFKNKGVASVEELRDMAVELDVRMIGCQMTMDVFGFKREDFIKECEIGGAATFLEYAADADVQLFI, encoded by the coding sequence ATGTCAAAATCTGATCCGAATGCCCCGAAACGGCTTGCCTTGATCGCAAGCAAGGGAACACTCGACTGGGCTTACCCACCGTTCATCCTCGCGACCGCCGCAGGCGCGATGGGATGGGAGGTGGGCGTTTTCTTTACCTTCTACGGTCTCACGCTTCTCAAACCGGACCTCTCGGCCTCGGTCTCCCCATTAGGCAACCCAGCCATGCCGATGAAAATGCCCTTCGGCCCCGAAGGCTTCCAAAACATCGCCTGGCCCATGCCGAATTTGCTGATGGCAAATGTGCCGGGGTTTGAAGCTCTGGCCACAACCCTCATGAAGCAGACCTTCAAAAACAAAGGCGTCGCTTCCGTTGAAGAGTTGCGTGATATGGCGGTCGAATTGGATGTCCGCATGATCGGCTGTCAGATGACGATGGATGTCTTTGGTTTCAAGCGTGAGGATTTCATCAAGGAATGTGAGATTGGCGGGGCGGCAACTTTCCTCGAATATGCCGCGGATGCCGATGTGCAATTGTTCATTTGA
- a CDS encoding STAS domain-containing protein translates to METLTIKTETKGDVAVVTVSGRIDSESAPTLDAELTKITGSTSKLVVNLKGVEFMSSAGLRVAIKASQAAEKNGGSVKLASVPEEITSVMYTVGLNQKLESFASVEEAIASF, encoded by the coding sequence ATGGAAACACTGACCATCAAGACCGAGACGAAAGGCGATGTGGCGGTTGTGACGGTGAGCGGACGGATCGACTCCGAATCTGCGCCTACGTTGGATGCGGAACTGACCAAAATCACAGGCAGCACTTCAAAACTGGTGGTTAACCTTAAAGGCGTGGAGTTTATGTCATCGGCCGGGCTGCGCGTTGCGATCAAAGCTTCGCAAGCCGCAGAAAAAAATGGCGGTTCCGTCAAACTCGCATCCGTCCCCGAGGAAATCACTTCAGTTATGTACACTGTCGGTCTTAATCAAAAGCTCGAGTCCTTTGCGAGCGTTGAAGAAGCAATAGCAAGTTTCTAG
- a CDS encoding DsrE family protein, whose protein sequence is MSVWKTNDPDVKKILYVQTHGEKDPERTATPFFLATAGAAMDNEVCIYFTMNGPQCVAKGNGEKIIIPRKGGGGKELKFFIEQAQEIGVRFLVCQPSLDLHGYTMDDMIEGVEMIGGAAFNDMACDADAVIGF, encoded by the coding sequence ATGAGCGTTTGGAAGACGAACGACCCGGATGTAAAAAAGATTTTATACGTGCAGACGCATGGGGAAAAAGACCCTGAGCGGACCGCGACGCCGTTCTTTCTGGCGACGGCTGGCGCGGCGATGGATAACGAAGTCTGCATTTACTTCACCATGAACGGACCGCAGTGCGTGGCGAAGGGCAACGGCGAGAAGATCATCATTCCTCGTAAGGGCGGCGGCGGCAAGGAGTTGAAGTTCTTCATCGAACAGGCGCAGGAGATCGGTGTGCGCTTTCTCGTCTGCCAGCCATCGCTTGACCTGCACGGCTACACCATGGACGACATGATCGAAGGCGTGGAGATGATCGGCGGCGCGGCGTTCAACGACATGGCGTGCGATGCGGATGCGGTGATTGGTTTCTAA
- a CDS encoding 4Fe-4S dicluster domain-containing protein, giving the protein MPTTQENWNPGKSDNRHPEVSYEEKERLFLEVKNDPRYEDFLYGCYECGICVSTCPSARFYDYSPRVIAQAMAREDIERVYDIISEDIWNCAQCFSCLRCPRGNNPGGLVTLLREVAVKNGLQETKDVLQGYSRVIYKVMLKGNQVSPDMLQPDFFPDWGPWVGEFSKNMPVWRKAIPVDTLRGVTDAAWKTDRKTLLELYTIWFETGNMDIIKEIDEGLFDLLADVMQEELEEG; this is encoded by the coding sequence ATGCCTACCACACAAGAAAACTGGAATCCCGGCAAGTCGGATAACCGCCACCCTGAAGTTTCATACGAAGAAAAAGAGCGCCTCTTCCTTGAGGTGAAAAATGATCCGCGCTACGAAGACTTCCTGTATGGATGTTACGAGTGCGGCATTTGTGTTTCGACCTGTCCTTCGGCGCGCTTCTATGACTACTCTCCGCGGGTGATCGCGCAGGCGATGGCGCGTGAAGACATCGAGCGCGTGTATGACATCATCTCGGAAGATATTTGGAACTGCGCGCAATGCTTCTCTTGCTTACGCTGTCCGCGTGGAAACAACCCTGGCGGACTTGTGACTCTGCTGCGCGAAGTGGCGGTCAAGAACGGCTTGCAGGAAACGAAAGACGTTTTGCAAGGCTACAGCCGCGTGATCTACAAGGTCATGCTCAAGGGCAACCAGGTCTCGCCCGATATGCTCCAGCCCGATTTCTTCCCCGATTGGGGTCCGTGGGTGGGAGAGTTCTCGAAGAACATGCCTGTCTGGCGCAAAGCCATCCCTGTGGACACCCTGCGCGGCGTGACCGATGCGGCGTGGAAAACAGATAGAAAGACCCTGCTCGAACTCTATACCATCTGGTTCGAAACAGGCAACATGGACATCATCAAGGAAATTGACGAAGGTTTGTTCGATTTATTGGCAGATGTGATGCAGGAAGAATTGGAAGAAGGTTAA
- a CDS encoding heterodisulfide reductase subunit B — protein sequence MTTTVEEILERKSHAVTRDAEVAPTHDIREALFELEAKGEIVVQRVPENHVEVTTKYGRTKKIPIDHTWHHKSCGQCGHIPGYTSSIYWLHRQFNLDYLDPTDQTSCTGWNYYASATSNAAAQAAVMSRNFAAAYETGYFPTIHCGTSYGHYKEIREQLVHHKELRDEVRRILDKMGKPLVIPEELVHYSEWVHVMRKKFAEKQTVDMSMIRATVHPACHYYKIVAEDAIYDPEIYGGQRTATVTATLESLGIDVADYSTWFDCCGFGFRHVLVQRDFTRSFSTLRKIEVMKNEVNPDLTVTHDTGCVTTLDKSQFSAKAHDRNVGIPVLSDAQVAALAMGAHPFRVVQFHWHSTDWRPFLDKLGINWQKYWDEFQNDLELIRAGQKSGITWEDADKPVVYA from the coding sequence ATGACCACAACTGTAGAAGAAATCCTTGAACGTAAATCCCATGCAGTGACGCGTGATGCAGAAGTCGCGCCGACGCACGATATTCGCGAAGCGTTGTTCGAGCTTGAAGCGAAGGGCGAGATCGTCGTCCAGCGTGTACCTGAGAACCATGTCGAAGTGACCACAAAGTATGGGCGCACCAAGAAGATTCCCATCGACCACACCTGGCACCACAAATCCTGCGGTCAGTGCGGGCATATTCCTGGCTACACTTCGTCTATTTATTGGCTTCACCGTCAATTCAATTTGGATTATCTCGACCCCACCGACCAAACCTCCTGCACGGGTTGGAATTACTACGCTTCGGCAACGTCCAATGCGGCTGCGCAGGCTGCGGTGATGAGTCGCAATTTCGCTGCCGCCTATGAGACGGGTTACTTCCCCACCATCCACTGCGGAACATCTTACGGACATTACAAGGAAATCCGCGAGCAACTGGTTCATCACAAAGAACTGCGTGATGAAGTTCGCCGCATCTTAGACAAGATGGGCAAGCCGCTGGTCATCCCCGAAGAACTCGTCCACTACAGCGAGTGGGTGCATGTCATGCGCAAGAAGTTCGCGGAAAAACAAACCGTGGACATGAGCATGATACGCGCCACGGTTCACCCTGCCTGCCATTACTACAAGATCGTCGCGGAAGACGCGATCTATGACCCCGAAATCTACGGTGGTCAACGCACAGCCACCGTGACCGCGACTCTCGAATCACTCGGCATTGACGTTGCCGACTATTCAACCTGGTTCGACTGCTGCGGTTTCGGCTTCCGCCATGTGTTGGTTCAGCGCGACTTCACTCGTTCCTTCTCCACACTGCGCAAGATCGAAGTGATGAAGAACGAAGTCAATCCCGATCTGACCGTGACTCATGATACAGGTTGTGTGACCACGCTCGATAAGAGTCAATTCTCTGCCAAAGCCCATGACCGCAATGTGGGAATTCCCGTTCTTTCAGACGCGCAGGTTGCGGCACTGGCGATGGGCGCTCATCCCTTCCGCGTGGTGCAGTTCCACTGGCATTCGACCGACTGGCGTCCCTTCCTAGATAAGTTGGGAATCAACTGGCAAAAATACTGGGACGAATTCCAGAACGACCTTGAACTGATCCGCGCTGGGCAGAAGTCTGGAATCACTTGGGAAGATGCGGATAAACCTGTTGTGTATGCGTAA
- a CDS encoding SRPBCC family protein: protein MALQFESSQVIDRPIDKVFHFYAVEHVRNHPRWDSDIELWLDDDAPLAIGTVIHRRNKRSGKVVEGTMKVIEYETNRVMAMEIYDGPAVMYGRTTFEALNENQTRLTTIIDIPWMDENADKTFLNSRLEHAAQLRKQMMESEI, encoded by the coding sequence ATGGCTTTACAATTCGAATCATCGCAAGTGATAGACCGCCCGATTGACAAAGTATTCCACTTCTACGCGGTGGAGCATGTCCGCAATCATCCGCGCTGGGATTCAGATATTGAACTCTGGCTCGATGATGACGCTCCGCTCGCTATTGGGACAGTCATCCACAGACGCAACAAACGCAGCGGAAAAGTTGTCGAAGGGACAATGAAGGTTATAGAGTATGAAACGAACCGCGTAATGGCAATGGAGATTTACGACGGTCCCGCTGTCATGTATGGCAGAACAACCTTCGAAGCGCTCAACGAAAACCAAACCAGACTCACCACCATTATTGATATTCCCTGGATGGATGAAAATGCGGACAAAACCTTTCTGAACAGCCGCTTGGAACATGCCGCTCAACTCAGGAAGCAAATGATGGAATCAGAGATTTAG
- a CDS encoding CoB--CoM heterodisulfide reductase iron-sulfur subunit A family protein → MASNKVLVIGGGPAGLEAARSAAELGGEVILIEKRERLGGTPDRENYAKLTHHWRDASEAMAELSNAVTSNANVQVKYQAEVKGMSGSAGNFEVQIEAGGKAESLNVGAVIIATGFQHFDPGRATQYYNYYSFPDVVTLTDLEKMLKEHNVVRPSNGQAPKKIAFIQCVGSRDRQIGNEYCSKVCCGIASKQAIELRQQLPDSKVMIFYIDMRMYGYWENEIYWPAQEKYKVNYIKGVISEVLKKGDQLLIRGEDTTMSRSMEVTMDMVVLSVGMEPSAGTRAIAQILGVQQNKYGFIEAGGEGGLDPVATSVDGVYVAGAAAGPADLDDSISRAGLAAARAVALTRKVMA, encoded by the coding sequence ATGGCATCCAACAAAGTGTTAGTCATCGGCGGCGGACCTGCGGGATTGGAAGCGGCTCGGTCTGCGGCTGAACTCGGCGGGGAAGTCATTCTTATCGAAAAGCGTGAACGCCTTGGCGGCACGCCCGACCGTGAGAACTACGCCAAACTTACCCATCACTGGCGCGACGCGTCTGAAGCGATGGCGGAACTCTCCAATGCTGTCACCAGCAACGCCAATGTGCAAGTGAAGTATCAAGCCGAAGTGAAGGGAATGTCTGGGAGCGCTGGCAACTTTGAAGTCCAGATCGAAGCGGGCGGCAAAGCCGAGTCCCTCAATGTGGGCGCAGTCATCATCGCCACGGGCTTCCAACATTTCGATCCAGGTCGCGCCACGCAATATTACAACTACTATTCGTTCCCCGATGTCGTCACGCTGACCGACCTTGAGAAGATGTTGAAGGAACACAACGTCGTGCGACCATCGAATGGACAGGCGCCAAAGAAGATCGCGTTCATTCAATGTGTGGGCTCGCGTGACCGCCAGATTGGAAACGAATATTGCTCGAAGGTTTGCTGCGGCATCGCCAGCAAGCAAGCCATTGAGTTGCGCCAACAATTACCCGACAGCAAAGTGATGATCTTCTACATCGACATGCGCATGTATGGGTATTGGGAAAATGAAATCTATTGGCCCGCGCAAGAGAAGTACAAAGTGAATTACATCAAGGGCGTCATCAGTGAAGTCCTCAAGAAGGGCGATCAACTTTTGATCCGCGGCGAAGACACCACGATGAGCCGCTCGATGGAAGTGACCATGGATATGGTTGTCTTGTCTGTTGGTATGGAGCCGAGCGCAGGCACACGCGCCATCGCGCAAATACTTGGCGTTCAACAAAATAAATATGGCTTCATCGAGGCAGGCGGCGAAGGCGGTCTTGACCCTGTTGCCACTTCGGTGGATGGTGTTTATGTAGCGGGCGCTGCGGCGGGTCCAGCTGATCTCGACGATTCGATTTCGCGTGCTGGTCTTGCTGCAGCACGTGCTGTTGCGCTGACTCGCAAAGTGATGGCGTAG
- a CDS encoding (Fe-S)-binding protein gives MAPKFEKAKAIEKENIVVDGIDVSGHWNRMFEQRVITEYTPELIEKIADIPNAESFANCYQCAKCVAVCPVDVVGNYGPRKLYRYAQTGMDLTEAPELWLCTTCANCLRVCPKEVNMVKIMPAAREQAILDGKFVPPELQQAFENTAKSGNPLGQPQRKRDAWIQSAGVPVPIIKDLGRKVSVLWYVGSYPSYHPRGIDAAAAAARIFNALGIDFAILGKEEKDDADSQRLAGEKGLFEMMTEYNIETFNKYEWDELVVTGPHELNAFKNVYPKYGFERPVVHYTTFLARYLDQLKPMLKHSVEKKITYHDPCYLGRHNGEYEAPRKLLEAIPGVELVEMGRNRENGYCCGGGGGGMWMDSFTAKHTTMRLSEKRAMEAASTGANVLAVACPFEVSRFTDAVKSTGNEHVDVLDILELLDKSMRGE, from the coding sequence ATGGCACCTAAGTTTGAAAAAGCAAAAGCGATAGAAAAAGAAAATATCGTTGTGGACGGAATTGATGTTTCGGGTCACTGGAACCGCATGTTCGAACAGCGGGTCATTACCGAATACACGCCTGAACTGATCGAAAAAATTGCAGACATCCCCAATGCGGAATCATTTGCGAATTGTTATCAGTGCGCCAAGTGCGTCGCCGTCTGCCCTGTGGATGTGGTCGGGAATTACGGTCCGCGCAAGTTGTATCGCTATGCCCAAACAGGCATGGACTTGACCGAAGCGCCTGAATTATGGCTCTGCACCACCTGCGCCAACTGTCTGCGGGTGTGCCCCAAAGAAGTGAACATGGTCAAGATCATGCCCGCCGCGCGCGAGCAGGCGATTCTTGATGGCAAGTTTGTCCCGCCTGAATTACAGCAGGCGTTCGAGAATACTGCCAAATCGGGCAATCCGCTTGGTCAACCGCAACGCAAACGCGACGCGTGGATCCAGTCCGCGGGCGTGCCTGTGCCGATCATCAAAGATCTCGGTCGCAAAGTGAGTGTGCTTTGGTATGTCGGTTCCTATCCGTCCTACCACCCGCGCGGCATCGACGCGGCAGCAGCGGCGGCGCGAATCTTCAACGCGCTCGGCATTGACTTCGCCATTCTCGGCAAGGAAGAAAAAGACGACGCCGACTCGCAGCGTTTGGCTGGCGAGAAGGGTCTGTTCGAGATGATGACCGAGTACAACATCGAGACCTTCAATAAATATGAATGGGACGAACTCGTTGTCACAGGTCCGCATGAATTGAACGCCTTCAAGAACGTGTACCCGAAGTATGGCTTTGAACGCCCTGTCGTTCACTACACCACTTTCCTTGCGCGTTACCTTGACCAACTCAAGCCGATGTTGAAGCACTCTGTAGAAAAGAAGATCACCTATCATGATCCCTGCTATCTCGGGCGTCACAACGGCGAGTACGAAGCGCCGCGCAAACTGCTCGAAGCCATCCCTGGCGTGGAACTGGTCGAGATGGGACGCAACCGCGAGAATGGTTATTGTTGCGGCGGTGGTGGCGGCGGCATGTGGATGGACTCATTCACCGCCAAACACACCACCATGCGCCTCTCCGAAAAACGCGCGATGGAAGCCGCATCCACGGGCGCGAACGTGCTGGCAGTGGCTTGCCCCTTCGAAGTCTCACGCTTCACCGACGCGGTCAAGTCCACGGGCAATGAGCACGTGGATGTGTTGGATATTTTGGAACTTTTAGACAAGTCTATGCGTGGTGAATAA
- a CDS encoding GIY-YIG nuclease family protein, whose protein sequence is MAWMYILQCADDSYYVGSTKNLKLRLEQHQEGKGARYTARRLPVKLVYSEEYERVTDAFNREKQVQNWSRAKREALIKGTPELLPTLAKKKIEKNKEVTVGRVELSDSEVRTETNTEEQT, encoded by the coding sequence ATGGCATGGATGTATATCCTTCAGTGCGCGGATGATTCTTACTATGTAGGCTCAACAAAAAATCTGAAACTTCGGTTAGAGCAACATCAAGAAGGTAAAGGCGCAAGATATACAGCAAGACGGTTGCCTGTAAAACTTGTGTACAGTGAAGAATACGAAAGAGTGACAGACGCCTTCAATAGAGAAAAGCAAGTTCAAAATTGGAGTCGAGCAAAGCGCGAAGCATTGATAAAAGGAACTCCTGAATTGTTGCCAACGCTGGCGAAGAAGAAAATTGAAAAGAATAAAGAAGTAACCGTTGGTCGAGTAGAACTGAGCGATAGCGAAGTTCGTACCGAGACCAACACTGAAGAGCAAACCTGA